The Roseovarius indicus genome has a segment encoding these proteins:
- a CDS encoding ABCB family ABC transporter ATP-binding protein/permease yields the protein MRRRRTLTTTEPPKNGWKTIREVVPYLWPDKERWVKWRVVLALAALVCAKLVAVGTPFLYKGAVDSLAGEGQSAAWMLAAGAVGLTIAYGMARLMNTGFQQLRDVFFARVAQRALRKLALRTFQHIHAMSLRYHITRKTGGLSRIIERGVKGVEFLLRFLVFSIGPLVLELLMIGIVLWTLFDIWYLVVVAGVIAFYVLFTFKVTEWRVKLRKRMNDQDTDANQKAIDSLLNFETVKYFGAEEREAERYDKAMEGYQEAAVKTSYSLAFLNVGQSLLITGGLVIVMVMAAMGVQSGSMTVGDFVMVNSYMIQITMPLNFLGTVYREIRQALVDMGEMFGLLEQDPDVRDKPDAKPLHVSGGAVTLDDITFGYDPERPILKGVSLNVPAGQTVAIVGPSGSGKSTIGRLLFRFYDVQQGSLKIDGQDVRDITQKSLHDAIGVVPQDTVLFNDTVGYNIGYGRDGATQDEIEAAARAAQIHDFIAGLPDGYDTTVGERGLKLSGGEKQRVGIARTFVKNPPILLLDEATSALDTETEQGIQEALKRAGQGRTVITIAHRLSTVADADNIIVLEDGQIVEEGSHSELLLRDGRYAGLWRRQANERDMAAE from the coding sequence ATGCGCCGCAGACGAACCCTGACCACCACCGAGCCGCCCAAGAACGGCTGGAAGACGATCCGCGAGGTCGTGCCCTACCTGTGGCCCGACAAAGAGCGGTGGGTCAAATGGCGCGTGGTGCTGGCGCTCGCGGCACTGGTCTGTGCCAAGCTCGTCGCCGTGGGCACGCCATTCCTCTACAAGGGCGCCGTCGACTCGCTTGCCGGCGAAGGCCAGAGCGCGGCCTGGATGCTCGCCGCCGGCGCGGTCGGCCTGACAATCGCCTACGGAATGGCCCGGCTCATGAACACCGGCTTCCAGCAGCTTCGCGACGTGTTCTTCGCCCGCGTCGCCCAGCGGGCCCTGCGCAAGCTCGCCCTGCGCACCTTCCAGCACATCCACGCCATGTCGCTGCGCTACCACATCACCCGCAAGACCGGCGGCCTCTCCCGCATCATCGAGCGCGGCGTGAAAGGCGTCGAGTTCCTGCTGCGCTTCCTCGTCTTCTCCATCGGCCCGCTGGTCCTCGAGCTGCTGATGATCGGCATCGTCCTCTGGACCCTCTTCGACATCTGGTACCTCGTCGTCGTGGCGGGCGTCATCGCCTTCTACGTGCTCTTCACCTTCAAGGTCACCGAATGGCGGGTGAAGCTGCGCAAGCGCATGAACGACCAGGACACCGACGCCAACCAGAAGGCCATCGACAGCCTTCTGAACTTCGAGACCGTCAAGTATTTCGGCGCCGAGGAACGCGAGGCCGAGCGCTATGACAAGGCGATGGAGGGCTACCAGGAAGCCGCGGTAAAGACCTCCTATTCGCTGGCCTTCCTCAATGTCGGGCAATCCCTGCTGATCACCGGCGGGCTCGTCATCGTCATGGTCATGGCCGCCATGGGCGTGCAATCGGGCTCCATGACCGTGGGCGATTTCGTCATGGTCAATTCCTACATGATCCAGATCACCATGCCGCTCAACTTCCTCGGCACGGTCTACCGCGAAATCCGCCAGGCCCTCGTCGACATGGGCGAGATGTTCGGCCTGCTGGAACAGGATCCCGACGTGCGCGACAAGCCCGACGCAAAGCCGCTCCACGTCTCCGGCGGCGCCGTGACCCTTGACGACATCACCTTCGGCTACGACCCCGAACGCCCGATCCTCAAGGGCGTCAGCCTGAACGTCCCGGCCGGCCAGACCGTCGCCATCGTCGGTCCTTCCGGCTCCGGCAAATCCACCATTGGCCGGCTGCTCTTCCGCTTCTATGACGTGCAGCAAGGCTCGCTGAAGATCGACGGTCAGGACGTGCGCGACATCACCCAGAAAAGCCTGCACGACGCCATCGGCGTCGTCCCCCAGGACACCGTGCTTTTCAACGACACCGTGGGTTACAACATCGGCTACGGCCGCGACGGCGCCACCCAGGACGAGATCGAAGCCGCCGCCAGGGCCGCCCAGATCCACGATTTCATCGCCGGCCTTCCCGACGGCTACGACACCACCGTCGGCGAACGCGGCCTGAAACTCTCCGGCGGCGAGAAGCAGCGCGTCGGCATCGCCCGCACCTTCGTCAAGAACCCGCCCATCCTGCTGCTCGACGAGGCCACCAGCGCCCTCGACACCGAAACCGAGCAGGGCATCCAGGAGGCGCTGAAACGCGCAGGCCAGGGGCGCACCGTCATCACCATCGCCCACCGGCTCTCGACCGTGGCCGATGCCGACAACATCATCGTGCTCGAAGACGGCCAGATCGTGGAAGAGGGCAGCCATTCCGAACTGCTCCTGCGCGACGGCCGCTATGCAGGGCTTTGGCGCCGGCAGGCCAACGAACGCGACATGGCGGCAGAGTAA
- the xrtE gene encoding exosortase E/protease, VPEID-CTERM system: MPKRAIWICGLFAAEMVLIMLAFQVLASVECRLTPIEAACRGLRGAVVRAMCLGALIGVYLWAAPSARHGFARMARDRDGGKGWVLLHAAAFAAVFVPLFVIAPRDLNELFGYVFPVLTAGALTAMLAGLFWLAAPRDWQRWLQGRTGILLGIAILAFLLPDIANALGPLWYWDILTETTFQGVVLLMSLVTDDMVMAPPFQVIGTPDFLVSIADSCSGVEGFALITAFMGIYAWLFRDTLRMVRFWGVVLPVALALSWMLNIIRITLLILIGDRISPTLAQNGFHSFAGWLFFIALAFGVLVAASRITWLQKDTGHAAPGAPLSEDDAAVKIIPFIIFMVSGVFAQAFWPSPELAYPIQAALMFGALWWGRAVLVRYAAWPDTVAVLAGVGIGVGWLLMAPEPEPASQALMALSPLVFLLWATIRIAGTVLFVPVIEELFFRGYLQSRLDIGGWPGRAISIAVPTAAFAALHGRYLEAGIAGVIFALLVLRRGRLADAIAAHAVANALIAAVAAWRGDWGLI; the protein is encoded by the coding sequence ATGCCGAAACGGGCAATTTGGATTTGCGGCCTTTTCGCCGCCGAGATGGTGCTGATCATGCTGGCCTTCCAGGTGCTGGCCTCGGTCGAATGCCGCCTGACACCCATCGAGGCCGCCTGCAGGGGGCTGCGCGGGGCCGTCGTGCGCGCCATGTGCCTCGGTGCGCTGATCGGCGTCTACCTCTGGGCCGCACCCTCGGCCCGCCACGGCTTCGCCCGCATGGCCCGCGACCGCGACGGCGGCAAGGGGTGGGTCCTGCTGCACGCCGCCGCCTTCGCCGCGGTCTTCGTGCCGCTCTTCGTCATCGCCCCCCGCGACCTCAACGAGCTCTTCGGATACGTCTTCCCGGTCCTGACCGCCGGCGCCCTCACGGCCATGCTGGCGGGGCTCTTCTGGCTCGCCGCGCCGCGCGACTGGCAGCGCTGGCTGCAGGGCCGCACCGGCATACTGCTGGGCATCGCCATACTGGCCTTCCTGCTGCCCGACATCGCCAACGCGCTCGGGCCGCTCTGGTACTGGGACATCCTGACCGAAACCACCTTCCAGGGCGTTGTCCTGCTCATGTCGCTGGTCACCGACGACATGGTCATGGCGCCGCCCTTCCAGGTCATCGGCACGCCGGATTTCCTCGTCTCCATCGCCGACAGCTGCTCGGGCGTCGAAGGCTTCGCGCTCATCACCGCCTTCATGGGCATCTATGCCTGGCTTTTCCGCGACACGCTGCGCATGGTGCGCTTCTGGGGCGTCGTCCTGCCCGTCGCGCTGGCGCTCAGCTGGATGCTCAACATCATCCGCATCACGCTGCTGATCCTGATCGGCGACCGCATTTCGCCGACGCTGGCGCAGAACGGCTTTCACAGCTTCGCAGGCTGGCTTTTCTTCATCGCCCTGGCCTTCGGCGTGTTGGTCGCGGCCAGCCGCATCACGTGGCTCCAGAAAGACACGGGCCATGCCGCCCCGGGCGCCCCGCTGTCCGAGGATGACGCGGCGGTCAAGATCATCCCCTTCATCATCTTCATGGTGTCCGGTGTCTTCGCCCAGGCATTCTGGCCGTCCCCCGAACTGGCCTACCCGATCCAGGCGGCGCTGATGTTCGGCGCGCTCTGGTGGGGCCGGGCGGTGCTGGTGCGCTATGCCGCGTGGCCCGACACGGTCGCCGTTCTGGCAGGCGTCGGCATCGGCGTGGGCTGGCTCCTGATGGCGCCGGAACCCGAACCGGCCTCACAGGCGCTGATGGCGCTCTCGCCCCTGGTCTTCCTGCTCTGGGCCACGATCCGCATCGCCGGCACGGTGCTGTTCGTACCGGTGATCGAGGAGCTGTTCTTCCGGGGATACCTGCAATCGCGCCTCGACATCGGCGGCTGGCCGGGCCGGGCGATCTCTATCGCCGTGCCAACGGCCGCCTTCGCGGCCCTTCATGGCCGTTACCTAGAGGCGGGAATCGCCGGTGTGATCTTCGCGCTGCTCGTCCTGCGGCGCGGGCGGCTGGCCGACGCGATCGCCGCCCATGCCGTGGCCAATGCGCTCATCGCCGCCGTGGCGGCGTGGCGCGGAGACTGGGGACTGATCTGA
- a CDS encoding VPEID-CTERM sorting domain-containing protein — protein MKRVFMTLGAATTMYLSTAAVVSAQSWSDYLCSRYGIYCGSTGGSNTTPAPEIDVSSGALALAAVAAMLLLAWEIKRRRSA, from the coding sequence ATGAAACGCGTATTCATGACTTTGGGGGCCGCGACCACGATGTACCTGTCGACGGCGGCGGTTGTTTCGGCACAAAGCTGGAGCGATTACCTGTGCAGCCGCTACGGCATCTACTGCGGCAGCACCGGCGGCAGCAACACGACACCGGCACCGGAGATCGACGTGTCGAGCGGTGCGCTGGCACTGGCCGCGGTTGCCGCGATGCTTCTGCTGGCCTGGGAAATCAAGCGCCGCCGCAGCGCCTGA
- a CDS encoding efflux RND transporter permease subunit, whose translation MTGIVDWAASRARMVVAFIVLSIIAGSAAYVGLPKEGEPDIEIPALFVSVQFPGISAEDSEKLLVKVMETELSDLDGLKTMTGTAAENYAGVALEFEFGWDKTKIMADVRDSMNAAEAEFPEGADKYSISEINFSEFPIIIVNLSGDVPERTMAHLAKDLQDRLEGLEPVLEAGIAGNRDEMVEVVIDPLRLEAYNVTALELINVVQNNNQLIAAGEVDTSQGAFSVKIPSSFDETRDIYNLPVKTNGDRVVTLGDLATINLTFEDRMGTARFNGENTVALQVVKRKGFNIIDTAALIRETVEEAEETWPDQLRAAVQVGTSNDQSRIIESMVSQLEGSVLTAIALVMIVTLAALGIRPALLVGFAIPTSFLLCFALLAVMGVSVSNIVMFGLILAVGMLVDGAIVVVEYADKRIADGEGPMHAYVAAAKRMFWPVVSSTATTLCAFLPMLFWPGVPGQFMGMLPVTLIFVLSASLLVALIYLPVMGGVTGRIERWFDSRIRQIAHGFWLWHILLFPLAAAAVAAAGAVAPALLEMVNAQFAQMNGGNILGSVVPTLATVFVLLLGVVVLAAAGVAGVVAILLGLMAIFRRVRYALRWMRNKVLPRREGKVKAGYRRTVFGWFIHLIAGNPVAPLVAFCAIFVFVGSVLLYYTNNNNGTEFFVESEPENAIVYVKARGNLSIEQKDALVEEAEQIVLGHPNVLSAFAFAGESGLNNNTGGAQPPLDTIGQVQFEIVKWEDRPTTSETWFTLPFIDYDVHRTVVAPEADGDRTIEELTTALGAIPGIQFEILSLEQGPASAKPVHLRIKGDNWEALKAFTEEARKKFDETRGLTLVEDTLPLPRIDWQINVDVEKAGRYGADVATVGAMVQLVTRGILLDTMRVPSSDEEIEIRVRLPEEDRVLSTLDTLKVRTEDGLVPLSNFITRKPVEGLAQIDRVDQTRFFDVKAAVKEGLTKTVTDESGDSQVVPINANERIATLTEWLDSGVLPPTIEYEWTGDQEDQEESGAFLQKAFMGALGLMFIILLAQFNSVYNAVLVLLAVVLSTTGVLIGMLVMNQPFSIIMTGTGIVALAGIVVNNNIVLIDTYQEFSRYMPRIEAITRTAEARIRPVLLTTITTMAGLAPMMFGLSLDFIGGGYSVDSPTALWWKQLATAVVFGLGIATVLTLIFTPSMLALRVWATTYVKWIARLMAKLSLGRTSRAAQDWALNREARRLRAPEIIWEDERYSEGGFEGDAGDDGPSLNDFQRVLGARGGKPLKAAE comes from the coding sequence ATGACGGGGATCGTCGACTGGGCCGCATCCCGTGCCCGGATGGTGGTGGCCTTCATCGTGCTGTCCATCATCGCCGGGTCGGCGGCCTATGTGGGCCTTCCGAAGGAGGGCGAGCCGGATATCGAGATCCCGGCGCTGTTCGTGTCGGTGCAGTTTCCGGGTATTTCCGCCGAGGACAGCGAGAAGCTTCTGGTCAAGGTGATGGAGACGGAGCTTTCCGACCTTGACGGGCTGAAGACGATGACGGGCACCGCGGCCGAGAATTACGCGGGCGTTGCGCTGGAGTTCGAGTTCGGCTGGGACAAGACCAAGATCATGGCCGATGTGCGCGATTCCATGAACGCGGCGGAGGCCGAGTTTCCGGAAGGCGCGGACAAGTACTCGATCAGCGAGATCAACTTCTCGGAATTCCCGATCATCATCGTGAACCTGTCGGGCGACGTGCCCGAGCGGACCATGGCGCACCTGGCGAAGGACCTTCAGGACAGGCTGGAAGGGCTCGAGCCGGTGCTGGAGGCCGGGATTGCCGGGAACCGCGACGAGATGGTCGAGGTGGTGATCGACCCGCTGAGGCTGGAGGCCTACAACGTCACCGCGCTTGAGCTGATCAACGTGGTGCAGAACAACAACCAGTTGATCGCGGCGGGCGAGGTGGACACGTCGCAGGGGGCGTTCTCGGTCAAGATCCCGTCCTCTTTCGACGAGACGCGGGATATCTACAACCTGCCGGTCAAGACCAATGGCGACCGGGTGGTGACGCTGGGCGATCTGGCGACGATCAACCTGACCTTCGAAGACCGGATGGGCACGGCGCGGTTCAACGGCGAGAACACCGTGGCGCTGCAAGTGGTCAAGCGGAAGGGGTTCAACATCATCGACACCGCCGCGCTGATCCGCGAGACGGTGGAGGAGGCGGAAGAGACGTGGCCAGATCAGCTGCGGGCCGCCGTGCAGGTGGGCACTTCGAACGACCAGTCGCGGATCATCGAGTCGATGGTCAGCCAGCTCGAGGGCTCGGTTCTGACGGCGATTGCGCTGGTGATGATCGTGACGCTGGCCGCGCTTGGCATCCGCCCTGCCCTGCTGGTGGGGTTCGCCATTCCGACCTCGTTCCTTTTGTGCTTTGCCCTTTTGGCGGTGATGGGCGTGTCGGTGTCGAACATCGTGATGTTCGGGCTGATCCTGGCCGTGGGCATGCTGGTGGATGGCGCCATCGTGGTGGTGGAATATGCCGACAAGCGGATTGCCGATGGCGAGGGGCCGATGCATGCCTACGTGGCCGCCGCAAAGCGGATGTTCTGGCCGGTGGTGAGTTCGACGGCCACGACGCTGTGCGCCTTCCTGCCGATGCTGTTCTGGCCCGGCGTGCCGGGGCAGTTCATGGGGATGCTGCCGGTGACGCTGATCTTCGTGCTGTCGGCGTCCTTGCTGGTGGCGCTGATTTACCTGCCGGTGATGGGCGGGGTGACGGGGCGGATCGAGCGGTGGTTCGACAGCCGCATCCGGCAGATCGCGCACGGGTTCTGGCTGTGGCACATCCTGTTGTTCCCCCTGGCTGCCGCGGCGGTGGCGGCGGCGGGGGCGGTGGCGCCCGCGCTGCTGGAGATGGTGAACGCGCAGTTCGCGCAGATGAACGGCGGGAATATCCTCGGCTCGGTCGTGCCGACGCTGGCGACGGTGTTCGTTCTGCTTCTGGGGGTCGTGGTTCTGGCCGCGGCGGGGGTGGCCGGGGTCGTGGCCATCCTGCTGGGGCTGATGGCGATCTTCCGGCGGGTGCGTTACGCGCTGCGCTGGATGCGCAACAAGGTGCTGCCGCGGCGCGAGGGGAAGGTGAAGGCCGGGTACCGGCGGACGGTGTTCGGCTGGTTCATCCACCTGATCGCGGGCAACCCGGTGGCGCCGCTGGTGGCCTTTTGCGCGATCTTCGTCTTCGTGGGGTCGGTGCTGCTCTATTACACGAACAACAACAACGGCACGGAGTTCTTCGTGGAATCCGAGCCGGAGAACGCCATCGTCTACGTCAAGGCGCGCGGGAATCTGTCGATCGAGCAGAAGGATGCGCTGGTCGAGGAGGCCGAGCAGATCGTGCTGGGCCATCCCAACGTGCTGAGCGCCTTTGCCTTTGCGGGGGAAAGCGGGCTCAACAACAATACCGGTGGGGCGCAGCCGCCGCTGGATACGATCGGACAGGTGCAGTTCGAGATCGTCAAGTGGGAGGACCGGCCGACCACGAGCGAGACGTGGTTCACCCTGCCCTTCATCGATTATGACGTGCACCGGACGGTGGTGGCGCCCGAGGCGGACGGCGACCGGACCATCGAGGAGTTGACGACGGCGCTTGGGGCGATCCCGGGCATCCAGTTCGAAATCCTGTCGCTGGAACAGGGGCCGGCCTCGGCCAAGCCGGTGCATTTGCGGATCAAGGGCGACAATTGGGAGGCGCTGAAGGCGTTCACCGAAGAGGCGCGGAAGAAGTTCGACGAAACGCGCGGGCTGACGCTGGTGGAAGATACGCTGCCCCTGCCCCGCATCGACTGGCAGATCAACGTGGATGTCGAGAAGGCCGGCCGCTATGGCGCCGACGTGGCCACCGTGGGGGCGATGGTGCAGCTGGTGACGCGGGGGATCCTGCTCGACACCATGCGGGTGCCGTCGTCGGACGAGGAGATCGAGATCAGGGTGCGCCTGCCCGAGGAAGACCGGGTGCTGAGCACGCTCGACACGCTGAAGGTGCGGACAGAGGACGGGCTGGTGCCGCTGTCGAACTTCATCACCCGCAAGCCGGTCGAGGGGCTGGCGCAGATCGACCGGGTCGACCAGACGCGGTTCTTCGACGTGAAGGCGGCGGTGAAGGAAGGGCTGACCAAGACGGTGACCGACGAGAGCGGCGACAGCCAGGTGGTGCCGATCAACGCAAACGAGCGGATCGCGACGCTGACGGAATGGCTGGACAGTGGCGTTCTGCCCCCCACGATCGAGTATGAATGGACCGGCGACCAGGAGGACCAGGAGGAATCCGGTGCCTTCCTGCAAAAGGCCTTCATGGGGGCGCTGGGGCTGATGTTCATCATCCTGCTGGCGCAGTTCAACAGCGTCTACAACGCGGTGCTGGTGCTTCTGGCGGTGGTTCTGTCGACCACGGGCGTGCTGATCGGGATGCTGGTGATGAACCAGCCCTTCTCGATCATCATGACGGGCACGGGGATCGTGGCGCTGGCCGGGATCGTGGTGAACAACAATATCGTGCTGATCGACACCTACCAGGAGTTCAGCCGCTACATGCCGCGGATCGAGGCGATCACGCGGACGGCGGAAGCGCGGATCAGGCCGGTTCTTCTGACGACGATCACGACGATGGCGGGTCTGGCGCCGATGATGTTCGGGCTGAGCCTCGACTTCATCGGGGGCGGTTATTCGGTGGATAGCCCGACGGCCCTGTGGTGGAAGCAGCTGGCGACGGCCGTGGTGTTCGGCTTGGGCATCGCGACGGTTCTGACGCTGATCTTCACGCCGTCGATGCTGGCGCTGCGGGTCTGGGCCACGACCTATGTGAAGTGGATCGCACGGCTGATGGCCAAGCTGTCGCTGGGCCGGACGAGCCGGGCGGCGCAGGACTGGGCGCTGAACCGCGAGGCGCGGCGGCTGCGCGCGCCCGAGATCATCTGGGAGGACGAGCGCTATTCCGAGGGCGGGTTCGAAGGGGATGCGGGCGATGACGGCCCCAGCCTGAACGATTTCCAGCGGGTGCTGGGCGCGCGGGGCGGCAAGCCGCTGAAGGCCGCGGAATAG
- a CDS encoding efflux RND transporter periplasmic adaptor subunit, with protein MRLFPILAAILVIAAIYAFVFERDRVLALLPQPDATEEAVADEAPAPAEDKGAGDDPAAGEPAVSVVAVHSKARPIDRAVVVRGQTEADRQVELRAETTGQVVSEPLRKGSFVDEGEVLCELDPGTRESVLAEAQARLAEAQARVPEAQAKKPEAEARVEEADARLTEAESRLAEAEINANAASRLSEDGYASQTRVAATEAAVRGAEAGIVSARAGLRAAESGLDTVAANVEAAKAGVQSAQAAVASAKREIERLTISAPFSGLLESDSAERGSLLQPGSLCATVIRLDPMMLVGYVPETAVSRVEMGATARAELASGETVEGEVVFISRAADETTRTFRVDIQVPNPELSLRDGQTAEIEIAAEGTNAHLLPTSAMTLNDEGTLGVRTVGEDKLVSFVPVSLLRDTPNGAWLAGLPAEADVIVIGQEYVTDGVEVAPVFREVGQ; from the coding sequence ATGCGACTGTTTCCAATCCTGGCTGCCATTCTGGTGATCGCCGCGATCTACGCGTTCGTCTTCGAGCGGGATCGGGTACTTGCCCTGCTGCCGCAACCGGACGCAACGGAAGAGGCGGTGGCGGACGAGGCCCCTGCCCCCGCGGAAGACAAGGGCGCCGGTGACGACCCGGCGGCGGGCGAGCCTGCGGTCAGCGTGGTGGCGGTGCATTCGAAGGCGCGGCCGATCGACCGGGCGGTCGTGGTGCGCGGGCAGACCGAGGCGGACCGGCAGGTGGAGCTTCGGGCCGAGACCACCGGCCAGGTCGTGTCGGAGCCGCTGCGCAAGGGCAGTTTCGTCGACGAGGGCGAGGTTCTGTGCGAGCTGGACCCCGGCACGCGCGAGTCGGTTCTGGCCGAAGCGCAGGCGCGGCTGGCCGAGGCGCAGGCCCGGGTGCCGGAAGCGCAGGCCAAGAAGCCCGAGGCGGAGGCCCGGGTGGAAGAGGCCGATGCGCGGCTCACGGAGGCGGAATCACGCCTGGCCGAGGCGGAGATCAACGCGAACGCGGCGAGCCGGCTGAGCGAGGATGGCTATGCCTCGCAGACGCGGGTGGCCGCGACAGAGGCTGCCGTGCGCGGGGCCGAGGCCGGGATCGTCAGCGCGCGGGCGGGCCTGCGGGCCGCGGAATCGGGGCTGGATACGGTCGCCGCCAACGTGGAGGCCGCCAAGGCTGGCGTGCAGAGCGCGCAGGCGGCTGTTGCCTCGGCCAAGCGGGAAATCGAGCGGCTGACGATCAGCGCGCCCTTCTCGGGGCTTCTGGAGAGCGACAGTGCCGAGCGGGGCAGTCTTCTGCAGCCCGGCAGCCTGTGCGCCACGGTGATCCGGCTCGATCCGATGATGCTGGTGGGCTACGTGCCCGAGACGGCGGTCAGCCGGGTCGAGATGGGCGCGACGGCCCGGGCCGAGCTGGCCTCGGGCGAGACGGTCGAGGGCGAGGTGGTTTTCATCTCGCGCGCGGCCGACGAGACGACCCGGACGTTCCGGGTGGATATCCAGGTGCCCAACCCGGAGCTGAGCCTGCGGGATGGGCAGACTGCCGAGATCGAGATTGCCGCCGAGGGGACGAATGCACATCTGCTGCCGACTTCGGCGATGACGCTGAATGACGAGGGCACGCTGGGCGTAAGGACGGTGGGCGAGGACAAGCTTGTCTCCTTCGTGCCGGTGAGCCTGCTGAGGGATACGCCCAACGGCGCGTGGCTGGCGGGTCTGCCCGCGGAGGCCGACGTGATCGTGATCGGGCAGGAATACGTGACCGACGGCGTCGAGGTGGCGCCGGTCTTCCGCGAGGTCGGCCAATGA
- a CDS encoding tetratricopeptide repeat protein, whose protein sequence is MSDSDSFIDEVTEEVRRDRFYRNVRRYGWIAVLAVVLLVGGAGWYEWQKAQERQQAQAFGDAILSALNAPERAARAEALDEIDAPTDGGRAVLALLTAAEEGTENPESAAQRLLTMADSQGVPQVYRQLATLKAVTIPDAGLSVEDRRMRLDGLTNAGGLTRLLAEEQLALLDLEEGNRDAALERLQRIVEDAEATAGLRQRVSQVIVALGEEPAA, encoded by the coding sequence GTGAGCGACAGCGACAGTTTCATCGACGAGGTCACCGAAGAGGTCCGCCGCGACCGGTTTTACCGTAACGTGCGCCGCTACGGCTGGATCGCCGTACTCGCCGTGGTTCTGCTGGTCGGCGGCGCCGGCTGGTACGAGTGGCAAAAGGCCCAGGAACGCCAGCAGGCCCAGGCCTTCGGCGATGCCATCCTGTCGGCCCTCAACGCGCCCGAACGTGCGGCCCGCGCCGAGGCGCTTGACGAAATCGACGCCCCCACCGATGGCGGCCGTGCCGTGCTCGCCCTGCTCACCGCCGCCGAAGAGGGCACCGAGAACCCCGAAAGCGCCGCACAGCGCCTGCTGACCATGGCCGACAGCCAGGGCGTGCCGCAGGTCTACCGCCAGCTTGCCACCCTCAAGGCCGTCACCATCCCGGATGCCGGTCTCAGCGTCGAAGACCGCCGCATGCGCCTCGACGGGCTCACCAATGCCGGCGGGCTCACGCGGCTCCTGGCCGAAGAACAACTCGCCCTCCTCGACCTCGAAGAGGGCAACCGCGACGCCGCCCTTGAACGGCTTCAGCGGATCGTCGAAGATGCCGAGGCAACGGCAGGCTTGCGCCAGCGGGTCAGCCAAGTGATTGTGGCTCTCGGCGAGGAGCCGGCCGCATAA
- a CDS encoding PQQ-like beta-propeller repeat protein, whose protein sequence is MKRIAISLGLAGVALLAACEKKEVILVGERENIRAVLSEGNAETTLASAEAPASAPPLNLPATRANTDWTQSIATPATRTAHPALSGSPRLIWSVDIGAGDGKRNRINADPVVAGGRVFTLDSEARVSAVSTSGQLLWTRDLTPANDSASDASGGGLAYGAGKVFVSSGFGLLTALDAASGAEIWQQDLRTTGTGSPTVYDGLVYLVSGDEVGWALDANDGRIKWQMTGTPDNNNVLGAPAPAISSKYAVFAFGSGQVQGAFRKGGLRRWDAQVAGRRTGFGTGSVTDITTDPVIDGNTIYVGSHSGRTIALDLGNGERLWTAPDGPLNPVWPAGDSIFMVSDRNELLRLSARDGSRLWARELPFFTKSKPRRQNEIYAHHGPIIAGGRLIIASNDGLMRFFNPQNGATIGSVAIPGGATTEPVVAGSTLYVVSTDGKLLAFR, encoded by the coding sequence TTGAAACGAATTGCGATTTCTCTTGGACTGGCCGGGGTTGCCCTGCTGGCGGCCTGTGAAAAGAAAGAGGTCATCCTCGTCGGCGAGCGGGAAAATATCCGCGCCGTCCTGTCGGAAGGCAACGCCGAAACCACGCTGGCCTCGGCCGAAGCTCCCGCCTCCGCGCCGCCGCTCAACCTGCCGGCTACCCGCGCCAACACCGACTGGACGCAAAGTATCGCCACCCCGGCGACCCGCACCGCCCACCCGGCGCTCAGCGGCTCGCCCCGCCTGATCTGGTCGGTCGACATCGGTGCCGGCGATGGCAAGCGCAACCGCATCAATGCCGACCCGGTCGTCGCCGGCGGCCGCGTCTTCACCCTCGATTCGGAGGCCCGCGTCAGCGCCGTCTCGACGTCGGGCCAACTGCTCTGGACCCGCGATCTCACCCCGGCCAACGATTCCGCCTCCGACGCCAGCGGCGGCGGGCTCGCCTACGGCGCCGGCAAGGTTTTCGTGTCGTCGGGCTTCGGCCTGCTCACCGCCCTCGACGCCGCCTCCGGTGCCGAGATCTGGCAGCAGGACCTGCGCACCACCGGCACCGGCAGCCCCACCGTCTATGACGGGCTCGTCTACCTCGTCTCGGGCGACGAGGTCGGCTGGGCGCTCGACGCCAATGACGGCCGCATCAAGTGGCAGATGACGGGCACTCCCGACAACAACAACGTGCTCGGCGCTCCGGCGCCCGCCATCTCCAGCAAATACGCCGTTTTCGCCTTCGGCTCGGGCCAGGTGCAGGGCGCCTTCCGCAAGGGCGGGCTGCGCCGCTGGGATGCCCAGGTCGCCGGCCGCCGTACCGGTTTCGGCACCGGCAGCGTCACCGACATCACCACCGACCCGGTGATCGACGGCAACACCATCTATGTCGGCAGCCATTCCGGCCGCACCATCGCGCTCGATCTCGGCAATGGCGAACGCCTCTGGACAGCGCCCGACGGACCACTCAACCCGGTCTGGCCGGCCGGCGACTCGATCTTCATGGTCTCCGACCGCAACGAGCTTCTGCGCCTATCCGCCCGCGACGGCAGCCGCCTCTGGGCGCGCGAACTGCCCTTCTTCACCAAGTCGAAGCCCCGCCGCCAGAACGAGATCTACGCCCACCATGGCCCGATCATCGCCGGCGGCCGGCTCATCATCGCGTCGAATGACGGCCTGATGCGCTTCTTCAACCCGCAGAACGGCGCGACGATCGGCTCCGTCGCGATCCCCGGCGGCGCAACGACCGAACCGGTCGTCGCAGGCAGCACGCTCTACGTCGTTTCGACCGACGGGAAATTGCTGGCTTTCCGTTGA